One genomic region from Leptolyngbyaceae cyanobacterium JSC-12 encodes:
- a CDS encoding hypothetical protein (IMG reference gene:2510098400) encodes MSSNYFSGLKKDILTVDDSPCNLRVLSTTLIKSEYTVRCVKSALMALIGVLLGVVITKFCNSFKRFLQCIYHLPKHWRNRLIIFQFHQIVNIVEGM; translated from the coding sequence ATGTCATCTAATTATTTTAGCGGATTAAAAAAAGACATTCTCACTGTCGATGATTCACCTTGTAATTTGCGAGTTTTATCAACGACGTTAATAAAATCTGAATATACTGTGCGATGTGTCAAGAGTGCCTTAATGGCGTTGATTGGGGTGCTGTTAGGGGTAGTCATCACCAAATTTTGCAACTCATTCAAAAGATTCCTGCAATGCATCTATCATTTGCCAAAACATTGGAGAAATAGACTGATAATTTTTCAATTTCATCAAATTGTCAATATCGTAGAAGGGATGTAA
- a CDS encoding signal transduction histidine kinase (IMG reference gene:2510098399~PFAM: CHASE2 domain; Histidine kinase-, DNA gyrase B-, and HSP90-like ATPase; Response regulator receiver domain; His Kinase A (phosphoacceptor) domain), giving the protein MNWHLHRFKWRLLPGGLTSLAIALLLQTGAFQPLEQIAYHNLFRMRGEHPWDDRLVLVAIDDASIQQLGRFPWSRQQYVKLLNVLSEADSSIVVIDLIWSESSSRDAELAEAMLRHGQVVLAQAWDSTGLPLSPVPLLADAAIATGHILKDKEPDGSVRQIDLQIQSQPALGVAAIQAYGLVQQPIPLPDLNQQFQINWVGSIKQLPHYSFVDVVQGKISPSVFQHKIVVVGVSASGFDSLVTPFDQSSPPGSVLLHTTVINNLLQQDILHSLNLGWLIVIFLVGGPGLGWILSSCGVRQQLAIISGLCGGWLILSVLLLQANYLSPVALPIALFTTTAATVAISERLRENHLLHQQVERLWSRYRQDLVVSFTEFSDPLIPLQTSTLPQPREAMGRVTQLAVLAEQFGRSQSAQSAIARSMSIGVLAADLNGIVWFCNPVASTCLQISIGSYLSHELVPNWLTQEQWQTSLEQLKTGHSITYKDLRQGECWFDLRLEPLVYKLDDQATQPNGLLLLLEETSDRKKTELELQQAKDAAEVANRAKSEFLANMSHELRTPLNAILGFTQIMSHDPFLSEQNQNYLNIINRSGQHLLELINDVLELSKIEAGRIRLNSTSFDLHYFLESLEQMLRVKAIDKQLTLVFERATDLPQYITTDEGKLRQVLINLLGNAIKFTSQGSVTMRVQKQEIENSSQVSQNLCSDRSPEYLNKSFRLYFEIEDTGPGIASEDLQQLFQAFVQTKTGQQANEGTGLGLKISSRFVQLMGGDITVQSIVGKGSIFRFDILADIAQYNDLIVAPETRRVVMLAPEQPIYQILIVEDRWDNSQFLVQLLSSIGFEVCEAKNGQEALFLWQNWHPHLILMDLHLPVLDGYKTTQQIRSLESSSTDYLSSMERSKHLMEDQDQITDSNPSINEHSIQKTIIIAISADAFEETRMAALTAGCDDFIRKPVQKDELLAQIAKYLKVQYIYEDLASKEHHKNGNTSEMLNTTNLDCHLAQMPYEWVKELHRAAIRGFDEQILQLIQQIPESHAPLANELTNWTYNYQFSRITRLTDQIMK; this is encoded by the coding sequence ATGAACTGGCATCTCCATCGATTTAAATGGCGACTATTGCCAGGAGGTTTGACTTCACTGGCGATCGCTTTACTCCTGCAAACAGGAGCATTTCAGCCTTTGGAGCAAATTGCCTATCATAATCTGTTTCGGATGCGGGGAGAACATCCCTGGGATGATCGATTAGTGCTAGTTGCTATTGACGATGCCAGCATTCAACAACTAGGGCGGTTTCCCTGGTCGCGTCAACAATATGTCAAGTTGCTAAATGTTTTGTCGGAAGCGGATTCCAGTATCGTTGTAATTGATTTAATTTGGTCTGAGTCGAGTTCGAGAGATGCCGAATTGGCAGAAGCAATGCTGCGACATGGGCAAGTCGTATTAGCGCAAGCCTGGGATAGTACCGGATTACCTTTATCACCTGTGCCTCTGTTGGCAGATGCCGCGATCGCGACCGGGCATATTCTTAAAGATAAAGAACCAGACGGTAGCGTGCGCCAAATTGATTTGCAGATTCAATCACAACCAGCCCTGGGAGTTGCCGCAATTCAAGCTTATGGCTTGGTGCAACAGCCAATCCCTCTGCCAGATTTGAATCAACAATTTCAGATTAACTGGGTTGGTTCTATCAAGCAACTCCCTCATTACTCATTTGTTGATGTTGTTCAAGGTAAGATTTCACCTTCTGTTTTTCAACATAAGATTGTCGTGGTGGGAGTTTCTGCGTCAGGGTTCGATTCACTAGTAACTCCCTTTGATCAAAGTTCTCCGCCTGGAAGTGTCTTGCTACACACAACTGTTATCAATAACCTGCTGCAACAAGACATTCTACATTCTTTGAACTTGGGCTGGTTAATTGTCATTTTCTTGGTGGGCGGACCTGGCTTGGGATGGATTTTAAGCAGTTGTGGCGTTCGGCAACAGCTTGCCATTATTAGTGGATTGTGTGGAGGTTGGCTGATCCTGAGTGTGTTGCTGTTGCAAGCAAACTATCTCTCTCCAGTTGCCCTGCCAATTGCCTTGTTCACAACGACAGCAGCGACTGTTGCTATCAGCGAACGACTACGAGAAAACCATCTTCTACATCAACAAGTTGAGCGGTTGTGGAGTCGCTATCGTCAAGATCTGGTAGTGTCTTTTACTGAGTTTTCTGATCCACTGATTCCGCTGCAAACATCAACTCTCCCTCAGCCACGAGAAGCGATGGGAAGAGTCACTCAGCTAGCAGTTCTGGCAGAGCAATTTGGACGCTCTCAATCTGCCCAGTCTGCGATCGCCCGCAGTATGTCCATTGGAGTATTAGCTGCAGACTTAAATGGGATAGTTTGGTTTTGCAATCCCGTTGCCTCAACTTGCTTACAGATTAGTATCGGAAGTTATTTAAGTCACGAATTAGTGCCAAATTGGCTGACTCAGGAACAGTGGCAAACGAGCCTGGAACAATTGAAAACTGGTCATTCAATCACGTATAAAGATTTAAGGCAGGGAGAATGTTGGTTTGATTTGCGTCTAGAACCTTTAGTGTATAAGCTTGATGATCAAGCAACCCAACCTAATGGTTTACTGTTATTGCTGGAAGAAACGAGCGATCGTAAAAAAACTGAGTTAGAACTTCAACAAGCAAAAGATGCTGCTGAAGTTGCCAATCGAGCAAAGAGTGAATTTTTAGCAAATATGAGCCATGAATTGCGTACCCCCCTCAATGCTATTCTTGGCTTTACTCAAATTATGAGTCATGATCCATTTTTGAGTGAACAAAATCAGAATTATCTCAATATCATCAATCGCAGTGGGCAGCATTTACTAGAGCTAATTAATGATGTTTTAGAACTCTCCAAAATTGAAGCTGGTCGGATTCGGTTGAATTCAACCAGCTTTGATCTGCACTACTTTCTAGAGAGTTTAGAACAAATGTTGCGAGTAAAAGCTATAGACAAACAGCTTACACTCGTATTTGAGCGAGCAACTGATTTACCTCAATACATTACTACTGATGAAGGAAAGCTAAGACAAGTCCTAATTAACCTGCTGGGAAACGCGATTAAATTCACGAGCCAAGGCAGTGTGACAATGAGAGTCCAAAAGCAGGAAATAGAAAATAGCAGTCAGGTTTCCCAGAATTTGTGCAGCGATCGCTCACCCGAATATCTTAATAAAAGCTTTCGACTTTACTTTGAAATTGAAGATACTGGGCCGGGGATTGCTTCTGAAGATTTGCAGCAATTATTTCAGGCTTTTGTACAAACAAAAACAGGGCAGCAAGCGAATGAAGGGACAGGATTAGGATTGAAGATCAGCAGTCGGTTTGTGCAGTTGATGGGTGGTGATATTACCGTTCAGAGTATTGTTGGAAAAGGAAGCATTTTTAGGTTCGATATTTTGGCTGATATCGCCCAATATAATGATCTCATTGTCGCGCCAGAAACTCGTCGAGTCGTGATGTTAGCACCTGAACAACCAATCTACCAAATCTTGATTGTGGAAGACCGCTGGGATAATAGTCAGTTTTTGGTTCAGTTATTATCTTCAATCGGATTTGAGGTGTGCGAGGCAAAAAATGGGCAGGAAGCTCTTTTTCTTTGGCAAAACTGGCATCCACACTTGATCTTAATGGATTTACATCTGCCAGTGCTCGATGGTTATAAAACAACTCAACAGATTCGATCGCTAGAATCATCTTCTACAGACTATTTATCTTCAATGGAGCGTTCTAAACACCTCATGGAGGATCAAGATCAAATCACAGATAGTAATCCATCCATCAACGAGCATTCAATCCAAAAGACGATTATTATTGCAATTTCAGCTGATGCCTTTGAAGAGACTAGGATGGCAGCTTTGACCGCAGGATGTGATGATTTTATTCGCAAACCCGTGCAGAAAGATGAACTGTTAGCCCAAATTGCTAAATATTTGAAAGTTCAATATATTTATGAGGACTTAGCTAGCAAGGAGCATCATAAAAATGGGAATACTAGTGAAATGCTTAACACAACCAACCTTGATTGTCACTTAGCTCAAATGCCCTACGAATGGGTGAAAGAGCTACACCGCGCTGCTATTAGGGGTTTTGATGAGCAAATCTTGCAACTGATTCAGCAAATTCCAGAGTCCCATGCTCCACTTGCCAATGAACTAACAAATTGGACATACAATTATCAATTCAGTCGGATTACCCGCTTGACCGATCAAATTATGAAGTGA
- a CDS encoding PAS domain S-box (IMG reference gene:2510098401~PFAM: Histidine kinase-, DNA gyrase B-, and HSP90-like ATPase; GAF domain; Response regulator receiver domain; His Kinase A (phosphoacceptor) domain; PAS fold~TIGRFAM: PAS domain S-box) has translation MSIEQVDSPKGLILIIDDIPDNLQLLARVLSKQDYQVRLAANGEEALLDVQLTPPDLILLDIQMPGMDGYQVCEKLKSNEQTRHIPVIFLSVAQETDDKVKAFAIGAADFVTKPFATQELLARIEHQFHLIRLQQELRQQREQLIQQNQQLQQEIQERQRAEETLCASESQLRGLFAAMTDVVLVLNAEGRYVEIAPTNPNNLYLPPAELIGKTLHDVFSNEQANLFLEQIHYTLQTRQTQDCEYCLVIDRREVWFSAKVSPISQDTVIWVARDITDRKIGEIQLLAQSQALAAFSNSLKQLHRLSITQFSSVEDLFVEYIQAGRDVLNFSAGAVGRIHDSCYTFLAVQSDIASLVPNLTVSLSDAYCGKVAEERKTVTFEHVGAMVDMRCHPLYQSLQIESYIGTPIFVDEALYGTLCFFSQQPRPQGFENHEKEIIELMAQSIGKFIATRQTEKELSSLFAAMTDAVIVRDSAGRCLKISPSPTLYKPAAEMLGKTLHETLPLEVADLLFEGIQTTLKTGETVDVEYSLPIQQETKWFSARISPLTDDSVIIVARDISARKQLEIALQHSEAKLSSVLNSANAAIASVRVFADRTWEVEYRSVGYERLFGFPMETFISDPGFWFSKVVPEDLEHYLSTLEADVMAGRSGSVEYRFQHGDGTIHWISEVYVPQRDEAANCWVLTTVDIDISDRKCVEEALKQAKEAAELSNRAKSEFLANMSHELRTPLNAILGFTQVVMRECVSNQVIYEYLEIINRSGEHLLNLINDVLEMSRIEAGKVALNISDFDLHYLLKNLEDMLRLKADSKDLDLICEIDPDVPQYVQGDEGKLRQVLINILGNAIKFTTEGGVALRVRSQVSQNDNGQEEDKGTVEETTLFFEVEDTGPGIAPDEVETIFEPFVQARREGVLHEGTGLGLSISRTFVQLMGGDIRIHSIPNQGTLVQFEVQINTTRFRHLSTYPTKPRVIALAHGQPTYRILVVEDHWANRQLLCKLLRSLNFDVQSAVNGQQALYLWQSWHPHLIWMDIRMPVMDGYEATQKIRAMEADRGETGSEPKTVIIALTASAFEEDRARALEVGCTDFVGKPFREGVILEKIATHLGVQYVYEPIEVRGYIANESNSRYVNSSPYLYPSLLQVMPMEWITELEKAAVRGSDQRILQLIQQIPPTHAAIANVLTEWVKNFQFHQIMNFIQNREKAPQ, from the coding sequence ATGAGCATAGAGCAAGTTGATTCACCGAAAGGTCTGATTCTCATCATTGATGACATCCCAGATAATTTGCAGCTTTTAGCCAGAGTCTTGTCTAAACAGGACTACCAGGTTCGTTTAGCTGCTAACGGTGAGGAGGCGTTGCTGGATGTTCAGTTAACTCCACCTGACTTGATCTTGCTAGATATTCAAATGCCTGGAATGGACGGTTATCAAGTCTGTGAAAAGCTCAAATCCAACGAACAGACCCGTCATATTCCTGTGATTTTCCTGAGTGTTGCCCAAGAGACGGACGATAAGGTAAAGGCGTTTGCGATCGGTGCTGCGGACTTTGTCACCAAACCTTTTGCGACCCAGGAATTGCTTGCTCGAATTGAGCATCAATTTCATCTCATTAGATTGCAGCAGGAATTAAGACAGCAACGGGAGCAACTAATCCAGCAAAATCAACAACTACAGCAGGAAATTCAAGAACGCCAGCGAGCAGAAGAGACATTGTGTGCTTCAGAATCCCAACTGCGGGGGCTGTTCGCAGCAATGACAGATGTTGTTCTTGTGCTCAATGCTGAAGGTCGGTATGTGGAGATTGCGCCTACAAACCCCAACAATCTCTATCTCCCCCCTGCAGAATTAATTGGCAAAACATTGCATGATGTGTTCTCCAATGAACAAGCAAACCTCTTCCTGGAGCAAATTCACTACACACTGCAAACCAGACAAACTCAGGATTGTGAGTATTGTTTAGTCATTGATAGACGCGAAGTTTGGTTCAGTGCGAAAGTATCCCCTATTTCTCAAGACACAGTGATTTGGGTTGCACGAGATATTACTGACCGCAAAATAGGTGAAATCCAACTTTTAGCACAATCGCAAGCGCTGGCAGCGTTTAGCAACAGTCTCAAACAACTTCATCGCCTCAGTATCACGCAGTTTAGTAGCGTGGAGGACCTCTTTGTCGAATACATTCAGGCTGGACGGGATGTGCTGAATTTTTCGGCAGGTGCGGTGGGTCGTATTCACGACAGTTGCTATACCTTTCTCGCTGTTCAATCTGATATTGCTAGTTTAGTGCCTAACTTAACCGTCAGCTTATCGGATGCTTATTGCGGCAAAGTGGCAGAGGAACGAAAAACAGTAACTTTTGAGCATGTGGGGGCGATGGTCGATATGCGCTGCCACCCACTCTATCAATCCCTCCAGATAGAGTCCTATATCGGGACTCCTATTTTTGTTGATGAAGCGTTGTACGGAACACTCTGCTTTTTCTCGCAACAGCCTAGACCACAGGGCTTTGAAAATCATGAAAAAGAAATCATTGAATTAATGGCGCAGAGTATTGGTAAGTTTATCGCTACTCGCCAGACTGAAAAAGAGCTATCAAGCCTATTCGCTGCTATGACGGATGCGGTTATTGTTAGAGATAGCGCTGGACGTTGTTTAAAGATCTCCCCAAGCCCTACGTTGTATAAGCCTGCGGCTGAGATGCTGGGCAAAACACTGCATGAAACTCTGCCACTAGAGGTTGCCGATTTGCTCTTTGAGGGAATTCAAACAACTCTCAAAACTGGGGAAACGGTTGATGTGGAATATAGCTTACCAATTCAACAAGAAACAAAGTGGTTTTCTGCTCGTATTTCGCCTTTGACAGATGATTCTGTCATTATCGTAGCGCGGGATATTAGTGCTCGTAAACAACTAGAAATAGCATTGCAACACTCTGAGGCAAAGCTGAGTAGTGTCTTAAACAGTGCTAATGCTGCGATCGCATCTGTGCGGGTGTTTGCTGATCGAACTTGGGAAGTGGAGTATCGATCCGTCGGGTATGAACGGCTTTTTGGCTTTCCTATGGAAACCTTTATCTCTGATCCAGGCTTCTGGTTTTCCAAAGTGGTTCCAGAGGATTTGGAACATTACTTATCCACATTGGAAGCGGATGTCATGGCAGGACGATCCGGGTCTGTGGAGTATCGTTTTCAACATGGGGATGGCACAATCCATTGGATTTCGGAGGTGTATGTGCCCCAACGCGATGAAGCTGCCAACTGCTGGGTTTTGACCACGGTTGACATCGATATTAGCGATCGCAAATGTGTGGAGGAGGCTTTGAAGCAGGCAAAAGAAGCTGCGGAGCTTTCTAATCGTGCTAAGAGTGAGTTTTTAGCCAATATGAGTCATGAATTGCGCACTCCCCTCAATGCTATTTTAGGATTCACCCAAGTCGTTATGCGAGAGTGTGTATCCAATCAAGTTATTTATGAATATTTGGAAATTATTAATCGTAGTGGCGAGCATTTGTTGAACTTGATTAATGATGTTTTAGAAATGTCTAGAATTGAGGCAGGAAAGGTTGCATTAAATATCAGTGATTTTGACTTACATTATCTACTTAAAAATTTAGAAGATATGTTGCGGTTGAAAGCTGATTCTAAGGATTTAGATCTTATCTGTGAAATCGATCCAGATGTACCTCAATATGTTCAGGGTGATGAAGGTAAACTTAGACAAGTACTGATTAACATTCTGGGAAATGCAATTAAGTTTACGACTGAAGGAGGCGTAGCCCTAAGGGTGAGGAGCCAAGTGTCTCAGAATGACAATGGACAAGAAGAAGATAAGGGAACAGTAGAAGAAACGACTCTCTTTTTTGAAGTTGAGGATACTGGACCTGGCATTGCTCCAGATGAAGTAGAAACTATATTTGAGCCATTTGTGCAGGCGAGGCGGGAGGGAGTTTTGCATGAGGGAACGGGGTTAGGACTGTCAATCAGCCGAACATTTGTGCAATTGATGGGTGGAGATATTCGTATTCATAGCATCCCAAATCAAGGCACTCTAGTTCAGTTTGAGGTTCAAATTAACACAACGCGATTTAGGCACTTATCGACCTATCCTACGAAACCCAGAGTGATCGCACTTGCTCATGGACAACCCACTTATCGAATTTTGGTTGTAGAAGATCACTGGGCAAATCGGCAGTTGCTTTGCAAACTACTGAGGTCGCTTAACTTTGATGTGCAATCTGCAGTAAATGGTCAACAAGCACTTTATTTATGGCAAAGCTGGCATCCTCACCTGATCTGGATGGACATACGAATGCCTGTGATGGATGGCTATGAGGCAACCCAGAAAATTCGAGCAATGGAGGCAGATAGGGGAGAGACCGGAAGTGAGCCAAAGACTGTCATTATTGCCTTAACTGCTAGTGCATTTGAAGAAGACCGTGCACGAGCATTGGAGGTCGGATGCACTGATTTTGTAGGTAAACCTTTTCGAGAGGGTGTTATTTTAGAGAAAATCGCTACTCACTTAGGTGTGCAGTATGTGTATGAGCCGATAGAAGTTCGAGGATACATTGCAAATGAAAGTAATTCAAGATACGTAAACTCATCTCCCTATCTCTATCCTTCGTTGCTCCAGGTTATGCCAATGGAATGGATTACTGAACTGGAAAAGGCAGCGGTTCGAGGTTCTGATCAACGGATATTACAACTGATCCAGCAAATTCCCCCCACTCATGCTGCGATCGCCAATGTTCTGACTGAATGGGTCAAAAATTTCCAGTTCCACCAGATTATGAATTTTATTCAAAATCGAGAAAAAGCTCCTCAATAA
- a CDS encoding response regulator with CheY-like receiver, AAA-type ATPase, and DNA-binding domains (IMG reference gene:2510098403~PFAM: Response regulator receiver domain), translating to MAVKRILVIDDEADIREIAKVSLQMTKQWDVLTAASGNEGVAIAADKQPDAILLDVVMPEMDGLATLKQLKNNPASQLIPVILLTATVKIATRKQYVQLGAKAVMNKPFDPGVLANQIEAALGW from the coding sequence ATGGCGGTGAAACGGATTTTAGTCATTGATGATGAGGCAGATATCCGAGAAATTGCGAAAGTTAGCCTGCAAATGACCAAGCAATGGGATGTGCTAACGGCAGCTTCTGGTAACGAAGGAGTTGCGATCGCAGCGGATAAACAACCCGATGCGATTTTGCTAGATGTGGTAATGCCGGAAATGGATGGGCTGGCAACCTTGAAACAGTTAAAGAACAACCCTGCTTCTCAACTGATTCCGGTCATTTTGTTAACGGCGACAGTTAAAATCGCAACTCGCAAACAGTATGTTCAGCTTGGAGCTAAAGCAGTGATGAATAAACCCTTTGATCCAGGTGTGTTGGCAAATCAAATCGAAGCAGCTTTAGGCTGGTAA
- a CDS encoding response regulator with CheY-like receiver domain and winged-helix DNA-binding domain (IMG reference gene:2510098402~PFAM: Response regulator receiver domain; Transcriptional regulatory protein, C terminal; Hpt domain), with product MRILLVDDDELLAQTLAHNLTSQHYAVDLTTDGEMGWDYAQAANYDLIVLDVNLPKLDGIRLCQRLRQTGYRKPILLLTAKGASSDKVLGLDAGADDYVVKPCTVEELGARVRALLRRQQPTGSPILEWGALRLNPSTCEVMYGAQEISLSAKEYSLLEMFLRQPQRIFSSSLILEHLWGFEDAPSEETVRTHIKRLRRKLKLAGAEDLIETVYGMGYRLNPLTPQAPSVERARSAAIALWNQFKAPCLERMAVLEQAVLELETGSLSEALRKQAEYAGHKLSGSLGMFGFPEGSRLSRKIEHWFQASYATADLPKLKTLMAKLCEELQQAPRSSEDTDWQTSLEEAIAAQKMPATSSPEAQATSVVLPSPSQSEITVLAVDDDPAVLDSLHQFLPRWGIRLQTLDDPRQLGATLATTTPDVLLLDVEMPHMDGVHLCQQIRGDRAWIGLPILFLSARTDTQTVQRLFSAGADDYIAKPFAESEIVIRIFNRLQRNHLLRSLGANDKYLQCHEME from the coding sequence ATGCGGATTCTGCTCGTTGATGATGATGAATTGCTGGCACAAACGCTGGCACACAATTTGACATCCCAACACTATGCTGTAGACCTCACAACAGACGGTGAAATGGGTTGGGATTATGCTCAGGCAGCCAATTATGACCTAATTGTTCTGGATGTGAATCTTCCTAAGCTTGATGGGATTCGCCTCTGTCAACGATTACGGCAGACTGGGTATCGTAAGCCCATCTTGTTGCTCACAGCGAAAGGAGCAAGTTCAGATAAGGTCTTGGGACTAGATGCTGGTGCTGATGACTATGTTGTTAAACCTTGCACCGTTGAAGAATTGGGTGCTCGGGTTCGCGCCTTGTTACGTCGTCAGCAGCCAACTGGCTCACCTATTTTGGAGTGGGGTGCTCTACGGCTTAATCCCAGTACTTGTGAGGTGATGTATGGTGCTCAGGAAATTTCTCTGTCTGCGAAAGAGTACAGCCTGCTAGAGATGTTTTTGCGTCAACCTCAGCGCATTTTTAGTAGCAGTTTGATTTTGGAGCATTTATGGGGGTTTGAGGATGCGCCAAGTGAGGAAACGGTAAGAACACACATTAAACGACTGCGGCGCAAGCTCAAATTGGCTGGAGCAGAGGATTTAATTGAAACGGTGTATGGGATGGGGTATCGTCTTAACCCGCTAACACCCCAAGCCCCATCGGTTGAACGGGCACGTTCCGCGGCAATCGCCCTTTGGAATCAGTTTAAAGCTCCCTGTTTAGAGCGTATGGCAGTGCTTGAGCAAGCAGTGCTGGAGTTAGAGACGGGTTCTCTATCAGAAGCCTTGCGAAAACAGGCAGAATATGCGGGGCACAAATTGTCGGGTTCACTGGGGATGTTTGGATTTCCTGAAGGATCGCGCCTGAGTAGGAAGATTGAACACTGGTTCCAAGCCTCTTATGCAACAGCCGATCTGCCTAAACTCAAAACCCTGATGGCAAAGCTTTGTGAGGAATTGCAGCAAGCGCCTCGATCCTCGGAGGACACCGACTGGCAAACTAGCCTGGAAGAAGCGATCGCCGCCCAGAAAATGCCAGCAACCAGTTCACCAGAAGCGCAGGCGACATCAGTGGTTCTACCTAGCCCATCCCAATCAGAAATTACCGTTTTGGCAGTCGATGATGACCCTGCTGTACTGGATTCCTTGCACCAGTTTCTCCCCCGGTGGGGGATTCGTCTACAAACGCTGGATGATCCACGTCAGCTTGGGGCGACGCTCGCAACAACCACTCCAGACGTTTTGCTGCTAGATGTTGAAATGCCGCATATGGATGGAGTGCATTTGTGCCAGCAAATTCGTGGCGACCGTGCCTGGATTGGGCTTCCCATCTTGTTTCTCTCTGCCCGAACCGATACCCAAACAGTTCAGCGTCTTTTCAGCGCCGGAGCAGATGACTATATTGCTAAGCCGTTTGCCGAATCAGAAATTGTTATCCGTATTTTTAATCGGTTACAGCGTAATCATTTGTTGCGCAGCCTGGGAGCAAATGATAAGTATTTGCAATGTCATGAGATGGAATGA